The following nucleotide sequence is from Oceanimonas doudoroffii.
GATGACGGCCGGGCTTGTCGGCCATGGCGTCCATAATGCGGTGGTAGCTGTCGAGCCGCTCAGGGTGAATGCGGCCGTCGGCGGCGGCTTCCTGCAGCAGGCAGCCCGGATCGGTGCCGTGCTTGCAGTCGCGAAAGCGGCAGCCGCCCAGGTAGTCGCGAAACTCGCGAAAACACCAGGCCACCCGCTCGGGGGCCAGGTGCCAGAGGGAAAATTCGCGAATGCCGGGGGAGTCGATCAACGAGCCGCCGGTGGCAAAATGATACAGCCGGGCGGTGGTGGTGGTGTGCTGACCCAGGCCCGAGTTGTCGGACACGGCGCCGGTCTGGGCCTCGACATCGGGCATGATGGCGTTGACCAGAGATGACTTGCCCACCCCGGACTGGCCCACAAAGATGCTGGTGTGGCTGCTCAGTGCCTGTTGCAGTTCATCCAGGCCTTCGCCGGTGTCGCAGCTGACCAACAGCACCCGGTAGCCAATGTCCCGGTAGCGCTGCAAATCGCGTTCGGCGTCACGGCGCTGCTCGTCGCTCAGCAGATCCACCTTGTTCAGCACCAGCATGGGGGGCATTTCCACGTCCTCGGCGGCCACCAGGTAGCGGTCGATAATGTGGCAGCTCAACTCGGGCAATACCGCGGAGACCACCACAATTTGATCGATATTGGCGGCCACCGGCTTGATGCCGTCGTAATAGTCGGGGCGGGTAAGCACGGTGGCACGGGGGTGCACGGCCTCCACCACGCCACTGATGCCCTGCAGGGCATCGGTGCCCGGGCGCCAGACCACACGGTCGCCGGTGACCAGGGAGCCAATGGTGCGGCGCAGGTTACAGCGATGCACGCGGCCCTCGCCGTCTTCAATGTCCGCGTGCTGACCAAAGCGGCTGATTACCACCCCTTCCTCGGGGGCGCCCAACAGGGTGTCGTCTATCACCTCGGCCTGCTGTTTTTTCAGCCGGCGGCTGTGGTTATCGCTTACGCGGCGTTTCTGGCCTTTGCTCAGGCGTTTCTTCTTGGTCACGCTGTCCTCGAACCTGTTTTCACTGCCGGCTATGATACACTTTCCCGTTCAACCTTGTCCTTATTTGCCAAGCCGCAGGAAAGCAACCCATGAGCCAAAGTGCAGAAAATCTGGTGTGGATCGATCTGGAGATGACCGGTCTGGAGCCCGACGAACACCGCATCATCGAAATTGCCAGCATCGTTACCGACAAGGAGCTCAATATTCTGGCGGAAGGGCCGGTGCTGGCCATTCACCAGACGGCGGCCGAGCTTGGCAAGATGGACGACTGGAACGTGCGCACCCATACCGGCTCCGGTCTGGTGGATCGGGTAAAGGCCAGCACCATCACCGAAGCCGAGGCGGTGGCGCAGACCCTGGCGTTTTTACGTCAGTGGGTGCCGGAAGGCAGCTCGCCCCTGTGTGGTAATTCCATCGGTCAGGACCGGCGTTTTCTGGTGCGGCACATGCCGGAGCTGGAGGCCTTCTTTCATTACCGTAATGTGGATGTGAGCACCATCAAGGAGTTGGTGCGCCGCTGGCAGCCGACGCTGCTGGAACAGTTCACCAAGAAGGGCAGCCATCAGGCGCTGGACGATATTCGCGAGTCCATTGCCGAGCTGCAGTTCTATCGCCAGCATGTGTTCACCATTTAATCCACGGCAAGACGCTTTTTGAGCGTTTGGCGACATTTTCGGCAGTTGATAATCACCGTCAAAAAAAGGCTTGCATTCGATCGGGGCGTGCTTATAATTCGCCTCCCGTAGCCAAGAGGAAATGCGAAGCAAGCCACTGGTTACGTTGGATTGATTACGGTCAGCGCGGGAATAGCTCAGCTGGTAGAGCACAACCTTGCCAAGGTTGGGGTCGCGAGTTCGAATCTCGTTTCCCGCTCCAAATTACAACGATGGCGTTTCACCAGAACGGTATCCAGAAAGTTTTGCGGGAATAGCTCAGCTGGTAGAGCACAACCTTGCCAAGGTTGGGGTCGCGAGTTCGAATCTCGTTTCCCGCTCCAAATTAAAAAGCATGGGCCACCAGGCCGGTGTTTTAAAAGCAAGTAAAAATCTGCGGGAATAGCTCAGCTGGTAGAGCACAACCTTGCCAAGGTTGGGGTCGCGAGTTCGAATCTCGTTTCCCGCTCCAAATTGAAAAGCATGGGTCACCAGGCCGATGTTTTAAAAGCAAGTCAAAATCTGCGGGAATAGCTCAGCTGGTAGAGCACAACCTTGCCAAGGTTGGGGTCGCGAGTTCGAATCTCGTTTCCCGCTCCAAATTAAAAAACCGACCTCAGGGTCGGTTTTTTGCTTTTCGGAATCGGCGTATTGGTTCGTTCGGTCCCGCCATGCCTCCACGTGGCCGTACCTTCTCTTCGTTGAGCTGGTCTTTTCTGTTCAAGCGCCGTCGAGCTTTGTTCGGTTGTTTTATTGTTATGCTGGCAGGTCGCTTGTTGTCAGTTTGGCTTCTTTAGAGTCTCATTTTTTTGCTTTGGTATAAATGACCACTTTTAAACTTTTTGATGGTAAAAAAGAAAAAATAAGGCCTTTTAAAAAGTTCATTTGGGTTGCAGTGTTTGAATGTATAGGAAAAATGCACTTCTTCTTTCGGTTAGCATGATGTAACAACATTGTACTCACATACCGAGGGAGTAAGGTCGGATGAAAGATCATTCACTGTCGCTGGTGACTTGCCGGGAGCAGGTTCGGAGTCATTACCTGGCGGATGAAGCCAAGGTGATTGGGGCGCTGGCCTCCGGAGCGGCCATTTCCGCCGATGTGCGGCAGCGGATCTCCGCCCGGGCCGCCGAGCTGGTACGTCAGGTGCGGGCCGGCTCCACCCCGACCATGATGGAAAAGTTTCTGGCCCAGTACGGCCTGACCACCAAGGAAGGCGTGGCCCTGATGTGCCTGGCCGAGGCACTGCTGCGGGTACCGGACAGAAGCACCATTGATGAACTGATCGAAGACAAGATTTCTTCCGGCAACTGGGGCGAGCATCGCGGCCGCTCCAGTTCCTCGTTGATCAACAGTTCCACCTGGGCACTGTTGATCACCGGCAAGCTGTTGTCACCGGTTGACCGTCAGGGCCTGTCCTCCACCCTGCGGGGCATGGTCAAGCGTCTGGGCGAGCCGGTAGTACGCACCGCCGTAGGCCAGGCCATGAAAGAGATGGGCCGCCAGTTCGTGCTGGGCCGCAACATCGAAGAGGCGCTCAAGCGCGCCCAGAAATACGAAGCCCGTGGCTATACCTATTCCTACGACATGCTGGGTGAAGCGGCCCGTACCGATGCCGACGCCCTGCGCTACCACAAGGCCTATTCTTCCGCCATTGCTTCCCTGGCGCCGCACTGCAAGCATCAGGACATTCGCAAGAACCCCGGCATTTCGGTGAAGCTGTCGGCCCTGCATGCCCGTTACGAATTCGGCCAGAAAGCGCGGGTGATGCAGGAGCT
It contains:
- the rsgA gene encoding small ribosomal subunit biogenesis GTPase RsgA; translation: MTKKKRLSKGQKRRVSDNHSRRLKKQQAEVIDDTLLGAPEEGVVISRFGQHADIEDGEGRVHRCNLRRTIGSLVTGDRVVWRPGTDALQGISGVVEAVHPRATVLTRPDYYDGIKPVAANIDQIVVVSAVLPELSCHIIDRYLVAAEDVEMPPMLVLNKVDLLSDEQRRDAERDLQRYRDIGYRVLLVSCDTGEGLDELQQALSSHTSIFVGQSGVGKSSLVNAIMPDVEAQTGAVSDNSGLGQHTTTTARLYHFATGGSLIDSPGIREFSLWHLAPERVAWCFREFRDYLGGCRFRDCKHGTDPGCLLQEAAADGRIHPERLDSYHRIMDAMADKPGRHHPNS
- the orn gene encoding oligoribonuclease — translated: MSQSAENLVWIDLEMTGLEPDEHRIIEIASIVTDKELNILAEGPVLAIHQTAAELGKMDDWNVRTHTGSGLVDRVKASTITEAEAVAQTLAFLRQWVPEGSSPLCGNSIGQDRRFLVRHMPELEAFFHYRNVDVSTIKELVRRWQPTLLEQFTKKGSHQALDDIRESIAELQFYRQHVFTI